Proteins from a single region of Pyrus communis chromosome 6, drPyrComm1.1, whole genome shotgun sequence:
- the LOC137735973 gene encoding uncharacterized protein has translation MTMRNSTTKAGRRPEAKRRDRPMTKEGSMAKNYSKFSILIHQILRDIKNEPWFKLPKQSKRDTSKLDHTKYSAFHIGPGHTTDDYYTWKNYLKKLVEEDKVDRYLDKLAVQPKRNADDDEEPSTKTIRINDILVESKHLGATNNSKKGKNIQSLLVSQVQTINTQHGPIIGFTDAEGIDFPHDDALVVSV, from the coding sequence ATGACAATGAGAAATAGTACAACAAAAGCAGGTAGAAGGCCAGAGGCTAAGCGTAGAGACCGACCCATGACCAAGGAAGGCTCAATGGCCAAGAACTACTCTAAGTTCTCaatcctaatccaccaaatccttCGCGACATCAAGAACGAGCCCTGGTTCAAGCTGCCGAAACAATCAAAGAGAGATACTTCCAAGTTGGATCATACCAAATACAGCGCATTCCACATAGGTCCCGGTCACACAACCGACGACTACTACACTTGGAAGAATTACCTGAAAAAGCTCGTGGAAGAAGACAAGGTCGATAGATACTTAGACAAGCTAGCTGTGCAACCTAAAAGGAACGCAGACGATGATGAAGAACCATCAACCAAAACAATTCGGATCAATGATATCTTGGTTGAATCCAAGCACTTAGGGGCCACCAACAACTCCAAAAAAGGAAAGAACATACAATCTCTACTAGTCTCACAGGTCCAAACAATCAATACCCAACATGGACCTATCATTGGCTTCACCGATGCAGAAGGCATCGACTTTCCACACGACGATGCACTAGTAGTATCTGTTTAA